Proteins encoded by one window of Candidatus Nitrosocosmicus hydrocola:
- a CDS encoding alpha/beta hydrolase family protein, producing MPNVNSELQTTKYRNIVLDLGDGLETNARLNLPAVGIGPFPGVLLVPGSGTTDMNETAGYLRLDNETGSLVYPSARPFFDIAQYLSERGYAVLQYDKRGFGANMTILDNNVWGNITVDLLVQDAQKAFDLLTKQPEVDSDRISVIGHSEGTTVVPRIAINNSDKVVNIVLMGTLAQNLEEIGNYQILVPVTYAHEVLDQDNDGFIMIKEASKDPVFTSLVGDLSFLLTQYNTSLNETTERIDPQYDVNNDTFISIENELKPRLLEKLESYSVVTTGEKCNALVAPCPIWLNSHFALAPNLEIIGNVPTNVSILILQGENDADTPIQQAFLLQQKLTELKHPDHSLITYQDLGHLFYPSSKWVTAIGGPIEREVLEDLFQWISDPLRDLR from the coding sequence TTGCCAAATGTTAATTCAGAATTGCAGACAACAAAATACAGAAATATTGTATTGGATTTGGGAGACGGATTAGAAACCAATGCAAGATTAAATTTACCAGCAGTTGGTATTGGTCCTTTTCCAGGAGTTCTATTAGTACCTGGATCGGGGACTACAGATATGAATGAAACGGCAGGATACCTTCGTCTAGATAATGAAACAGGTTCGCTTGTCTATCCATCTGCAAGACCATTCTTTGACATTGCGCAATATCTTTCCGAAAGAGGTTACGCAGTCTTACAATACGATAAAAGAGGATTTGGAGCTAATATGACCATTTTAGACAATAATGTATGGGGCAACATCACTGTAGACCTCTTGGTACAAGACGCTCAGAAAGCGTTTGACCTTCTCACAAAGCAACCAGAGGTTGATTCGGACAGGATCTCTGTAATTGGACATAGCGAAGGTACAACTGTAGTCCCAAGGATTGCGATTAACAATTCTGATAAGGTTGTCAACATCGTACTTATGGGAACATTGGCCCAGAACCTGGAAGAAATAGGCAATTATCAAATATTGGTTCCCGTAACTTACGCCCATGAGGTTCTAGACCAAGATAACGACGGATTTATAATGATAAAAGAAGCGTCAAAAGATCCTGTATTCACATCTCTGGTCGGAGACCTTTCATTCCTCCTAACCCAATATAATACCTCTTTGAATGAAACAACAGAAAGGATTGATCCCCAATATGATGTAAACAATGATACCTTCATCAGTATTGAAAATGAACTCAAACCTAGATTGTTAGAAAAGCTCGAATCATATTCAGTAGTTACAACTGGAGAGAAGTGTAACGCATTAGTAGCTCCATGTCCGATATGGTTAAATTCTCATTTTGCTTTGGCACCTAATTTAGAGATTATCGGTAATGTCCCAACCAACGTATCCATTCTAATCTTACAAGGTGAGAATGATGCAGACACTCCAATTCAACAAGCGTTTCTTTTACAACAAAAACTCACGGAACTCAAACATCCTGATCATTCATTGATAACATATCAAGACCTCGGTCATTTGTTTTATCCTTCATCCAAATGGGTAACTGCAATTGGCGGTCCAATTGAACGAGAGGTTCTAGAAGACCTTTTCCAATGGATTTCAGACCCTCTGAGAGATCTAAGGTGA